The genomic stretch CCTCCTGGAACAATACAGGAAAAAGATGATCGCTGTTGAAGGTTTTGAGGCCTCCCGTTTTGCAAAGAGAATTGCGGCCCAAAGGGGTTTTCATCCACCCATCCTTGGCGAGATCTACGCGATTCTTCATGGAGGCAAAAACATCGACATCCCCGACTTTATGGAAAAATCTCTTGACGCCCTTAACAAAAGAGAGGCTTCAGCCATTAGCAGTAATGTCAGAGCGCGGGCCTCACGCCATTGAACTGACCTACCGAAAAACATTCATTGGTGGGCGGATTCTTGTTCGCCAATTACCTTGATTGACAAATCCAATCAAAAGATAAATCAAAAACTTAACATCGTTCACTTATATTGACGGGCAAATGGAATCAATAATTTTCATAAGAGATTTTAAGGACGGGGATCAGGTCCTCCGATTTTTCGAATTACGCGGAAAAACCACGAGGAAAACCCGGGGAGGCCATGACTACCTCGATTTAAGGATCGGCGATTCCAGCGGGGAAATGTCAGCCAAGATATGGCCGGAAGCGCTTCAGAAATGGGGACAGGACTTCAACCTGGGAGACATTGTCAAGGTCGAAGGCCATGTTGAGATGTTCCGTGACATGAGCCAACTTATTGTGGACAAGATTCGAAAGGCTGACGAAACAGAGGTTCCAGACATTACGGTTATTGTTAAGTCAACTCCGTATGATGTAGAAAAACTTTTCAACGAATTACTCGAATTAACAGAAACTTTAGAGCCCCTGGAGTTGTCAAACTTCGTGGCTGAGATTTTAAATCGGGTTTCAGACCAACTTCGGCTTGCCCCCGCGGCCAAGATGATTCATCACGCTTACAGAGGAGGTCTCATCGAGCACACGTGGGGGGTGGTTCGGAAAGTTTTGGCAATTCTTGAAACTGAAAAGGGAATCAACCGATCTGTAGCTATAGCAGGAGCTATTCTTCATGACATCGGTAAGCTTCAGGAACTGACTGCTTCGTCTCACTCCAGAACTACGCAGGGGAGATTGATCGGTCATGTTGCGCTTGGGATTACACTCTTGTGGACGGTTGCGCTTGAATTGGGCCTTGAGGATGAACTGTGGCTGGTAGAATTGGAGCATATTCTGTTGTCCCATCACGGGGAACCGGAGTTTGGCGCTCCTGTAAGACCGCTCACTCGTGAGGCGCTACTCGTCCATTTTGCGGACAACCTTGACTCAAAACTTAGAATAATCGACGGCGCCCTCGAATCGGCTGATTCCGATGGGTTCTCACCATACAACAAATGGCTTGAAGGCCGGGCCTATGCAGGGCAAAGCCTCAAGCTTCCAGAGGAGGAACAAGATGTTTGAACTTCAGCAAAAACTGGCGGAAATTAGACAAAGACAGACGAATCTACGAGGTTATCTTTGACCTCGACGCAAAAGTTACCCGGCTTGATGAAATTGAGAAGACCCAGTCAGATGAAACATTCTGGAGTAGTCCCTCCCACGCCAAAGACATCTTGCGCGAACAAAAACAGATAGCCAGGATATTACACAATTTCAAAGGGCTTGATCGAAACATAGAAGATACCGAGGCCTTACTGGAACTTGCCTTGGAGGAAGAAGACCGGTCGGTGCTCGACGAAGTCCAGGAAAACATCTCCAAACTCGATAATCATATACGGGAAATGGAGATTGAGCGCCTGTTCTCTCAACCGGAGGATACAGGTTCCGCTATAGTGGAAATACATGCCGGCGCAGGAGGCACTGAGGCGCAGGACTGGACGGAAATGCTTCTCCGGCTATACGTGAGATGGGCGGAAATTGAGGGTTACAAATCCGAAATTCTCGATTCGCTGCCCGGGGAAGAAGCAGGCCTGAAATCAGTCACATTCTCTGTTGAAGGCGATTATGCTTACGGTAGACTAAGGGCTGAAATGGGGATTCACCGGCTTGTAAGGATTTCTCCTTTTGACGCCAACGCGCGACGACACACATCATTCGCCGCAGTATTTGTCTACCCTAGCGCTGATGATGATGTTGAAATTGATATCAATGAAGCGGACATTAAAATAGACACTTATCGGGCGTCGGGGGCGGGTGGTCAACATGTCAACAAGACCGATTCCGCCGTTAGAATGACCCATTTGCCTACCGGAATCGTAGCTCAGTGCCAGAATGAAAGATCCCAGCACAAGAATCGGGCCATGGCCATGAAAATTCTCCGATCCCGGCTCTATGACCTGGAGCTGGCAAAGAAAAGAGCTGAAAAAGATTCTATCAACAAGGATAAAAAGGATATAGCCTGGGGATCTCAAATCAGGTCTTATGTGCTTCAACCCTATCAGATGGTGAAGGACCACAGAACAAACTGTGAAATAGGCAATGTCCAGGCAGTTCTCGATGGTGACATAAATCGGTTCATAAACGAATATCTGTTATTCGAAGCAAGGGAACGGGGGTCCAGCAAGCTTAACTAAGAGGCGTAAACTGCGGCGATCAGGACGATATTCCTAACTTTTCGGCTAGTTGTTCATCGGAAGGCTCAGCCATTTTTGTGCCGTCCGGAAACAGCAGAGTTGGGATGATAAACTTCCCGTTAGTCTTTATTACGAAATCCCTGGCCCCGTCTTCATCATCAATGTCATGCCATTGATATTCGATCCCGTGGCCGTCCAGGAATCTTCTCGTTCTCTTGGCGTCAGGACACCATTTTGCTCCATACATGACTATTTTATTCGTTTCGTCAGTCATACGGGTTTCCTCCCAGAGGCGGAATTTGTCTTCTGGTAAGTCATGATTTCGGCCTACTAACATTAGTATAACGCGGGCAAAATGAAATTGCCATCTCGGAGTTGTCCTAGTCAAACATGGAATTTGCGAAGAATCTTGTGGAACTGGAAAATGTTTCCGTCAGATACGGACATTCCCCAATACTGTTCAACATCAATTTTATGTTGCGTCCGGGCGAAAACTGGGCCGTGTTGGGTGGTAACGGGGCTGGAAAGACAACTTTTCTTCGGCTGATACGTGGTGATATCTGGCCAGCTCCTGAAACCGGACGCCGCAGTTATCTTGTCAATGGAAAGTCCCAGTTTTCTCCGATCGGTTTCCGTGAGAAGACTGGAATCGTGTCTTCAGATCTTCTCGACCAATACAGAATCAACAGGTGGAACCCGTCGGGCATAGAAGCTGTCTGTACAGGTTTTGACGGAACACCCTTCCTTTACCGGACGCCTACTGAATCAATGTTGGCTAGGGCCAGGCAGGTTTTGGCGACTCTGGGTCTGGAAAAATTAGCGACTCGGCGTGTCCTGACCATGTCATTCGGTGAGGCTAAAAAGGTTCTGATTGCCCGGGCCATAGTTCATCGACCCAGGATTCTGTTTATTGATGAGCTTTGCGCAGGTCTGGATACCGGAGCCAGGAAAAAAGTCCTGGAAATTTTAGAACTCCTGGCTGGACAGGGAACCCAGATGATCGTCGCGGCTCACGACCCTAGCGAAATACCCGATTTTGTGACCAGGATCATAACTCTAGAATCCGGAAGAATAGTCAATTCTGGGAGCTTCTTAAGGCCCCCCTGCCCGACTAGAAACGCTTTCAGGGCGGACAGGGCGCAGCGGCGCTCCGATGTCCTTTTTCAGACCAAATTAGAACAGCGTCACCAGTATCCACTGATCCGGATGGAAAATGTAGATGTGTCAATGGGCGGGAAAAGGATTCTACATCAGATAAACTGGCAGATATTCGCCGGCCGGAACTGGGCATTGCTCGGCGCAAACGGCTCAGGCAAGACTACATTATTAAAACTGATCGCCGGAGAATTACTGCCCGTGTGGGGCGGGACTATACGCAGGTTTGAACCCGATGATCCACAATCACTGGACGAAATTAGAAAATCCATAAGTCTTGTGTCGCCCGATTTTCAGGCCGATTTCCCCTCCTCCCGGAAAGGGCTTGATATTGTTCTTTCCGGACTATATGGGAGTGTTGGCCTGGCATGCGAACCTACCGGGAAACAGATTTTGCTCGGAAAGTCATTGCTCCAGGCATTTGGAGTGGAAGGCCTTGAAAGCAGAGAGGTAGGCGCTCTGTCTTATGGACAGGCCCGGATACTGTTAATCATCAGAGCATTGATCAATTCCCCAAGAATTCTTTTATTGGATGAGCCCTTGTCGGGTTTGGACTCCGAGGCCAGGAGCGCCGTGGCGCAGATCATCGAAAACGCTATCAGCGCAGGCGCAA from Desulfomonilaceae bacterium encodes the following:
- a CDS encoding ATP-binding cassette domain-containing protein, which encodes MEFAKNLVELENVSVRYGHSPILFNINFMLRPGENWAVLGGNGAGKTTFLRLIRGDIWPAPETGRRSYLVNGKSQFSPIGFREKTGIVSSDLLDQYRINRWNPSGIEAVCTGFDGTPFLYRTPTESMLARARQVLATLGLEKLATRRVLTMSFGEAKKVLIARAIVHRPRILFIDELCAGLDTGARKKVLEILELLAGQGTQMIVAAHDPSEIPDFVTRIITLESGRIVNSGSFLRPPCPTRNAFRADRAQRRSDVLFQTKLEQRHQYPLIRMENVDVSMGGKRILHQINWQIFAGRNWALLGANGSGKTTLLKLIAGELLPVWGGTIRRFEPDDPQSLDEIRKSISLVSPDFQADFPSSRKGLDIVLSGLYGSVGLACEPTGKQILLGKSLLQAFGVEGLESREVGALSYGQARILLIIRALINSPRILLLDEPLSGLDSEARSAVAQIIENAISAGATIINVTHDPKEILPSVSHVAVLKDGMITFQGAKGELGRHIF
- a CDS encoding HD domain-containing protein, whose product is MESIIFIRDFKDGDQVLRFFELRGKTTRKTRGGHDYLDLRIGDSSGEMSAKIWPEALQKWGQDFNLGDIVKVEGHVEMFRDMSQLIVDKIRKADETEVPDITVIVKSTPYDVEKLFNELLELTETLEPLELSNFVAEILNRVSDQLRLAPAAKMIHHAYRGGLIEHTWGVVRKVLAILETEKGINRSVAIAGAILHDIGKLQELTASSHSRTTQGRLIGHVALGITLLWTVALELGLEDELWLVELEHILLSHHGEPEFGAPVRPLTREALLVHFADNLDSKLRIIDGALESADSDGFSPYNKWLEGRAYAGQSLKLPEEEQDV
- a CDS encoding glutaredoxin domain-containing protein → MTDETNKIVMYGAKWCPDAKRTRRFLDGHGIEYQWHDIDDEDGARDFVIKTNGKFIIPTLLFPDGTKMAEPSDEQLAEKLGISS
- the prfB gene encoding peptide chain release factor 2 (programmed frameshift); protein product: MFELQQKLAEIRQRQTNLRGYLDLDAKVTRLDEIEKTQSDETFWSSPSHAKDILREQKQIARILHNFKGLDRNIEDTEALLELALEEEDRSVLDEVQENISKLDNHIREMEIERLFSQPEDTGSAIVEIHAGAGGTEAQDWTEMLLRLYVRWAEIEGYKSEILDSLPGEEAGLKSVTFSVEGDYAYGRLRAEMGIHRLVRISPFDANARRHTSFAAVFVYPSADDDVEIDINEADIKIDTYRASGAGGQHVNKTDSAVRMTHLPTGIVAQCQNERSQHKNRAMAMKILRSRLYDLELAKKRAEKDSINKDKKDIAWGSQIRSYVLQPYQMVKDHRTNCEIGNVQAVLDGDINRFINEYLLFEARERGSSKLN